The following proteins come from a genomic window of Trinickia caryophylli:
- a CDS encoding anaerobic ribonucleoside-triphosphate reductase activating protein, whose translation MGGVVPFTATDYPGKLAAVVFVQGCPWRCGYCHNPHLQPRTKTGAVEWQHVVRFLRRRVGLVDAVVFSGGEPTADPAIVEAIREVRALGFAIGLHSGGTHPNRFAAVLPLVDWVGLDIKAPFDDYERVTRIRGSGEPARRCLETLLASGVDYECRTTLHPGLLPEDDILRLAGTLADMGVKRYALQIFRKEGCRDDALNAALTRGYPSEALVAAVGRRFPEFTVRRG comes from the coding sequence GTGGGCGGGGTCGTGCCGTTCACCGCCACCGACTACCCCGGCAAGCTGGCCGCCGTGGTCTTCGTGCAAGGGTGCCCGTGGCGGTGCGGGTATTGCCACAATCCGCACCTGCAGCCGCGCACGAAGACGGGTGCCGTCGAATGGCAGCATGTCGTGCGTTTTCTCAGGCGGCGCGTGGGGCTCGTCGATGCGGTGGTGTTCAGCGGCGGCGAACCGACCGCCGACCCCGCCATCGTCGAGGCGATACGCGAAGTACGCGCCTTGGGCTTCGCAATCGGGCTTCACAGTGGTGGCACGCATCCGAACCGGTTTGCAGCGGTTCTGCCCTTGGTCGACTGGGTCGGCCTCGACATCAAGGCACCTTTCGACGATTACGAACGCGTCACGCGTATCCGCGGCAGCGGCGAGCCTGCGCGGCGATGCCTGGAGACACTGCTCGCCAGCGGCGTCGATTACGAATGCCGCACGACGCTCCATCCCGGTCTGCTGCCGGAAGACGATATTCTGCGGCTCGCCGGCACGCTTGCCGACATGGGCGTGAAGCGCTACGCGTTACAGATCTTTCGCAAGGAAGGATGCCGCGACGATGCGCTCAATGCCGCCCTCACCCGCGGCTACCCGAGCGAAGCGCTCGTCGCTGCAGTGGGCCGCCGGTTTCCCGAGTTCACGGTACGGCGCGGCTGA
- a CDS encoding putative zinc-binding protein: MADDSKSLPLVYACSGCSSAAQMANYVAVQLDRRGAAEMSCIAGVGGDVPALLKVAHSGRPIIAIDGCPLVCVKKSLERHGIAADEHVQLADRGVKKRFHADFDHDEAQRILTSVLEVAVTMEADEEASGA, translated from the coding sequence ATGGCTGACGATTCGAAGTCCTTACCGCTCGTCTACGCGTGCTCGGGGTGCTCGAGCGCTGCCCAGATGGCCAACTACGTAGCGGTGCAACTCGATCGCCGCGGCGCGGCGGAGATGTCGTGCATCGCCGGCGTGGGCGGCGACGTGCCCGCGCTGCTCAAGGTGGCACATTCGGGGCGCCCGATCATCGCCATCGACGGTTGTCCGCTCGTCTGCGTGAAAAAATCGCTCGAGCGGCACGGCATTGCGGCCGACGAGCATGTACAACTGGCCGATCGCGGCGTGAAAAAGCGGTTCCATGCCGACTTCGATCACGACGAGGCGCAGCGTATCCTTACGAGCGTGCTCGAAGTCGCCGTAACGATGGAGGCCGATGAGGAAGCGTCGGGCGCGTGA
- the ubiT gene encoding ubiquinone anaerobic biosynthesis accessory factor UbiT, with product MTDAAFALPGFVGKVLSKLPPFPGSVLFVGGLNLTLTRHLPADAMALLEGKALRIEVRDARLAFDFVCTGGTFRPARHRGEVALTIGANAYDFMLLARRAEDPDTLFFSRRLTMEGDTELGLIVKNSLDALDWSLLSLERFAPAKMFRRGAAQQ from the coding sequence ATGACCGATGCCGCATTCGCATTGCCGGGATTCGTCGGCAAGGTGCTGTCGAAGCTGCCGCCCTTTCCCGGGTCCGTGCTGTTCGTCGGCGGCCTCAATCTCACGTTGACACGGCATTTGCCGGCCGATGCGATGGCCCTGCTCGAGGGCAAGGCGCTGCGCATCGAGGTGCGCGACGCCCGGCTGGCGTTCGATTTCGTCTGCACCGGCGGCACGTTCCGGCCCGCGCGTCATCGCGGCGAGGTCGCACTCACGATCGGCGCGAATGCCTACGACTTCATGCTGCTGGCGCGCCGCGCCGAAGATCCGGACACGCTTTTCTTCAGCCGCCGGCTGACGATGGAGGGCGATACCGAACTGGGGCTGATCGTGAAGAATTCGCTCGACGCCCTCGATTGGTCGCTGCTCTCGCTCGAACGTTTCGCACCCGCGAAAATGTTCCGGCGCGGGGCCGCACAGCAGTAA
- the ubiV gene encoding ubiquinone anaerobic biosynthesis protein UbiV, translating into MKIALGPLQYYWSRIATLQFYEAMSSAPVDIVYLGETVCSRRHELRLADWIEIAAMLAQAGKEVVLSTQVLLESGKDLTTLRQVAGNGRYAVEANDMGAVHCVQGAPFVAGPWINVYNPPTLALLAELGAKRWVAPLEMSRDGLAQILADRPSGIETEVFAYGRMPLAFSARCFTARHRNLPRDNCQYVCLEHPDGLQLNTREGEAFLVFNGISTQSARVCNLVESIDEMRSLGVDVLRLSPQSQHMGEIATLFREVVDGRLDAGEALSSMNGLMPQAHCDGYWHGMAGLARHAG; encoded by the coding sequence GTGAAAATCGCATTGGGCCCCCTTCAATACTATTGGTCGCGCATCGCGACCTTGCAGTTTTACGAGGCGATGAGCAGCGCACCTGTCGACATCGTTTACCTCGGCGAGACAGTCTGCTCGCGTCGCCACGAGCTTCGCCTGGCGGACTGGATCGAGATCGCGGCCATGCTTGCGCAAGCAGGCAAGGAGGTCGTGCTCTCGACGCAGGTGCTGCTCGAATCTGGCAAGGATCTCACCACGCTGCGGCAGGTGGCGGGAAACGGACGCTACGCCGTCGAGGCCAACGACATGGGCGCCGTGCACTGTGTGCAGGGCGCGCCGTTCGTGGCAGGCCCCTGGATCAACGTGTACAACCCACCCACGCTGGCGCTGCTGGCCGAACTCGGCGCGAAGCGATGGGTCGCGCCGCTCGAAATGAGCCGTGACGGGTTGGCGCAAATCCTGGCCGATCGCCCGTCAGGCATCGAAACCGAAGTTTTCGCCTACGGCCGCATGCCGCTCGCATTCTCTGCGCGCTGCTTCACAGCACGCCATCGCAACCTGCCGCGCGACAACTGCCAATACGTTTGCCTCGAGCACCCCGACGGGTTGCAACTCAACACGCGCGAGGGCGAGGCGTTCCTCGTCTTCAACGGCATCTCCACGCAGTCGGCGCGCGTGTGCAATCTCGTCGAATCGATCGACGAAATGCGATCGCTCGGCGTCGACGTTCTGCGGTTGAGCCCGCAATCGCAGCATATGGGCGAAATCGCCACGCTGTTCCGGGAGGTTGTCGATGGCCGCCTCGACGCAGGCGAAGCACTTTCGTCGATGAACGGACTGATGCCGCAGGCGCATTGCGACGGCTATTGGCACGGCATGGCCGGCCTCGCTCGCCACGCGGGCTGA
- the ubiU gene encoding ubiquinone anaerobic biosynthesis protein UbiU translates to MTPSNTTSNDSPPIELVCPAGSLPALKAAIDNGADCVYLGFRDATNARNFAGLNFDEKAIRTGIDYAHDKGRKVFLALNTYPQPNAWTIWREAVDRAARSQIDAVIMADAGLMRYARDRYPQLRLHLSVQGSATNYEAINFYHEQFGINRAVLPRVLSLTQVEQVTENTAVEIEVFGFGSLCVMVEGRCALSSYVTGESPNTHGVCSPAKFVRWQKSDEGMDSRLNGVLIDRYADDENAGYPTICKGRFEVADEHYYAIEEPTSLNTLELLPRLRQIGVRAIKIEGRQRSPAYVAQVTRVWREAIDQCLANAQRYSVKTTWMAGLDKVAEGQQHTLGAYHRPWK, encoded by the coding sequence ATGACGCCAAGCAATACGACAAGCAACGATTCGCCGCCGATCGAGCTCGTTTGCCCGGCAGGCAGCCTGCCTGCGCTGAAGGCTGCGATCGACAACGGCGCGGACTGTGTGTATCTCGGGTTTCGCGACGCCACCAATGCGCGCAATTTCGCGGGCCTCAATTTCGACGAGAAGGCCATTCGAACGGGTATCGACTATGCCCATGACAAAGGCAGGAAAGTCTTTCTCGCGCTCAATACCTACCCGCAGCCGAACGCATGGACGATCTGGCGCGAGGCAGTCGACCGTGCGGCGCGCTCGCAGATAGATGCCGTGATCATGGCCGATGCCGGCCTCATGCGCTATGCGCGCGACCGCTATCCGCAATTGAGGCTGCATCTGTCGGTGCAAGGCTCGGCAACCAACTACGAGGCCATCAATTTCTATCACGAGCAGTTCGGTATCAACCGTGCCGTGCTGCCGCGCGTGCTATCGCTCACGCAGGTCGAGCAGGTGACGGAGAACACGGCGGTCGAAATCGAGGTGTTCGGATTCGGCAGCCTGTGCGTCATGGTGGAAGGACGGTGTGCGCTCTCGTCGTATGTCACGGGCGAATCGCCTAATACGCACGGCGTATGTTCGCCCGCCAAGTTCGTGCGTTGGCAAAAGAGCGACGAGGGCATGGATTCGCGCCTGAACGGCGTGCTCATCGATCGCTACGCCGACGACGAGAACGCCGGCTATCCGACGATCTGCAAGGGCCGCTTCGAGGTGGCCGACGAGCACTATTACGCGATCGAAGAGCCGACGAGCCTCAATACGCTCGAGCTTCTCCCTCGCCTCAGGCAGATCGGCGTGCGCGCGATCAAGATCGAAGGGCGGCAGCGCAGCCCCGCCTATGTGGCGCAGGTGACGCGCGTGTGGCGCGAGGCGATCGATCAGTGTCTCGCCAACGCGCAGCGCTACAGCGTGAAAACCACGTGGATGGCGGGCCTCGACAAAGTGGCGGAAGGCCAGCAGCACACGCTCGGTGCCTACCACCGCCCATGGAAATGA
- a CDS encoding DUF2249 domain-containing protein, with amino-acid sequence MIEMKPSNCDRSLDVRGLRPPEPMEQILNALAGLPDRRYLLVMMDREPFPLYGVLDQRGFRHSIERLNGAGYELSIWQDD; translated from the coding sequence ATGATCGAAATGAAGCCGTCGAACTGTGACCGGTCGCTCGATGTACGCGGGCTGCGACCGCCCGAACCCATGGAGCAGATATTGAACGCCCTGGCGGGCCTGCCCGATCGGCGCTACCTGCTCGTCATGATGGATCGCGAGCCGTTTCCGCTTTATGGCGTGCTCGATCAGCGCGGGTTTCGGCACAGCATCGAGCGGCTGAACGGCGCGGGCTACGAGCTGTCGATCTGGCAAGACGACTGA
- a CDS encoding Crp/Fnr family transcriptional regulator produces MARNKVRVQDFLSRTALFNELAPAELDRLAQGTSQIQLSRGDMVFRRGDPCLGFHTVVYGQIKLSFISPLGEEKVVRLIGAGDGFGEALMFMDKPYIVSAQALADSLLLHVSKASVYAELQRDPAFACKMLASLSMRLHSLMVDVEAYSLRSGTQRVITYLLTLKGEQCDEGQRVRLEADKRLIASRLNVTPEHFSRILRELSHRDLVRISGREITIPDLCRLQEACAY; encoded by the coding sequence ATGGCCAGAAACAAAGTCAGGGTCCAGGACTTTCTTTCGAGAACGGCGCTTTTCAACGAGCTCGCGCCCGCCGAGCTCGATCGCCTGGCCCAGGGCACGTCGCAAATTCAATTGAGCCGTGGAGACATGGTGTTTCGGCGGGGCGATCCCTGCCTCGGATTCCATACGGTGGTGTATGGGCAGATCAAGCTCAGCTTCATCTCGCCGCTCGGCGAAGAAAAGGTCGTGCGCCTGATCGGTGCGGGCGACGGCTTCGGCGAAGCTCTGATGTTCATGGACAAGCCTTACATCGTTTCGGCTCAGGCGTTGGCCGACAGCCTGCTGCTGCACGTGAGCAAGGCGTCCGTCTATGCGGAGCTGCAGCGCGACCCGGCATTCGCATGCAAGATGCTCGCCAGCCTCAGCATGCGTTTGCACAGTTTGATGGTCGATGTGGAAGCATATTCGCTGCGCTCGGGTACGCAGCGCGTGATCACCTATCTGCTCACTTTGAAGGGCGAGCAGTGCGACGAGGGGCAGCGCGTGCGGCTCGAAGCGGATAAGCGCTTGATTGCATCGAGGCTGAACGTAACGCCCGAGCACTTCTCGCGCATTCTGCGCGAACTCTCGCATCGCGATCTCGTGCGGATCAGCGGACGCGAGATTACGATTCCCGACCTCTGCCGGCTTCAGGAAGCCTGCGCCTACTGA
- the hemN gene encoding oxygen-independent coproporphyrinogen III oxidase, whose translation MDMSTHSEHGRAAAAPEQRQNAAHFPDVEISEALIRRFDNSGPRYTSYPTADRFNADFDEATYQRFLAERAGATHNPPLSLYAHLPFCESLCYFCACNKIITRDHGRSIEYLRYLISEMDLVVPHLGEDRRVTQLHFGGGTPTFFSMPELSALMRALRDRFDFQPDAELGVEIDPRTVKETTLSVLADLGFNRTSFGVQDFDPAVQQAVNRIQPLPMVERALAASREAGFESINIDLIYGLPRQTLASFEHTLDEVIRLAPDRIAVYNYAHLPSRFKAQRLIVASELPSAEERLQIFMRSMERLLDAGYIYIGLDHFAKPEDELSRALRDKSLHRNFQGYTTKAECDLLGFGVSAIGKVGNSYSQSTRSVQTYYRHLDAGRLPVERGLALTPDDLLRRDVIMTIMCSTPLRFDEIGEAHGIDFKRYFARELAGLESFEQAGLIETDDAEMNITAKGRLFVRAISMVFDAYLGQPTASSYSKLI comes from the coding sequence ATCGATATGTCAACCCATTCAGAGCATGGCCGGGCAGCGGCAGCGCCCGAGCAGCGGCAAAATGCCGCGCATTTTCCCGATGTGGAGATTTCGGAGGCGTTGATTCGCCGTTTCGACAACTCGGGCCCGCGCTATACCTCCTATCCGACGGCCGACCGGTTCAACGCGGACTTCGACGAGGCAACGTATCAGCGGTTCCTGGCGGAGCGGGCCGGGGCCACGCACAATCCGCCGCTCTCGCTCTACGCGCATCTGCCGTTTTGCGAGTCGCTCTGCTACTTTTGCGCCTGCAACAAGATCATCACGCGCGATCACGGCCGCTCCATCGAGTATCTGCGGTATCTGATCAGCGAAATGGATCTCGTCGTGCCGCATCTCGGCGAAGATCGCCGCGTGACGCAGTTGCATTTCGGCGGCGGCACGCCGACGTTCTTCAGCATGCCCGAGCTCTCCGCGCTCATGCGCGCGCTGCGCGACCGCTTCGATTTTCAGCCCGATGCCGAACTCGGGGTGGAGATCGACCCTCGTACAGTCAAAGAGACGACGCTCAGTGTGCTGGCCGATCTGGGCTTCAACCGCACGAGCTTCGGCGTGCAGGACTTCGATCCGGCCGTGCAGCAGGCGGTCAACCGCATCCAGCCGCTGCCGATGGTCGAGCGCGCATTGGCGGCAAGCCGCGAGGCCGGCTTCGAATCGATCAACATCGACCTCATCTACGGTTTGCCGAGGCAGACGCTCGCGAGTTTCGAGCATACCCTCGACGAAGTGATCCGGCTCGCACCGGATCGCATCGCGGTCTACAACTATGCGCATCTGCCGAGCCGCTTCAAAGCCCAGCGCCTGATCGTGGCGAGCGAGCTGCCGAGCGCGGAAGAGCGCCTGCAGATCTTCATGCGATCGATGGAGCGCCTGCTCGACGCAGGCTATATCTACATCGGCCTCGACCATTTCGCGAAACCGGAGGACGAGTTGAGCCGCGCGCTGCGCGACAAGAGCCTGCATCGCAACTTTCAGGGCTATACGACGAAGGCCGAGTGCGACCTTCTCGGCTTCGGCGTCTCGGCGATCGGCAAGGTCGGCAACAGCTATTCGCAGTCCACGCGCTCCGTGCAAACGTACTACCGCCATCTCGATGCCGGCAGGCTGCCCGTCGAGCGCGGGCTCGCGCTTACGCCCGACGATCTGCTGCGTCGGGACGTCATCATGACCATCATGTGCAGCACGCCGCTGCGGTTCGACGAAATCGGCGAAGCACACGGCATCGACTTCAAGCGCTATTTCGCGCGCGAGCTGGCCGGACTCGAGTCGTTCGAACAAGCGGGGCTGATCGAGACAGACGACGCGGAGATGAACATTACGGCGAAGGGTCGTCTCTTCGTGCGTGCAATCAGTATGGTGTTCGACGCCTATCTCGGCCAGCCGACCGCCTCCTCATACTCGAAACTCATATGA
- a CDS encoding Rrf2 family transcriptional regulator yields the protein MRLTDFTDYSLRVLIYAAVRSEHLVTIQEISETLGIARGHLVKIVHALGKAGYLDTVRGRTGGLRLGRPPAKITVGDVVRTMEPDFRMVECFDTEGNACVITAACGLRGVLGSALRAYFDVLDKFTLADLAAEQSTLERLLAAGPVVRPLVRIDRKRIA from the coding sequence ATGCGACTCACCGACTTCACCGACTACAGCCTGCGCGTTCTGATCTATGCCGCGGTGCGAAGCGAACATCTCGTCACGATTCAGGAGATCTCCGAAACGCTCGGCATTGCACGGGGCCACCTCGTGAAGATCGTTCATGCGCTCGGCAAGGCCGGTTATCTCGACACGGTTCGAGGCCGAACGGGCGGGCTGCGGCTCGGCCGTCCGCCAGCCAAGATCACGGTCGGGGACGTGGTGCGCACCATGGAGCCGGACTTTCGCATGGTCGAATGCTTCGACACTGAAGGCAACGCCTGTGTCATCACGGCTGCGTGCGGGCTGCGCGGCGTGCTCGGCAGTGCGCTGCGCGCCTATTTCGACGTGCTCGATAAATTCACGCTGGCGGATCTGGCTGCCGAGCAGAGCACGCTCGAACGCCTCCTGGCAGCCGGCCCGGTCGTCCGCCCGCTCGTGCGTATCGATCGCAAACGCATCGCTTGA
- a CDS encoding FadR/GntR family transcriptional regulator gives MATKERAAARGRVEDVMRRLETSLLDGTWPAGARLPAERTLADELGVARNTVREAVQRLAARGLVQARRGAGVFVTDRLRTGITGTASPWGQLVADHPVLRDDILEFRRVLEGATAYFAALRATADERRRIGALLRELEQARLAGDMATEAQADAKLHEAIALASHNAMFLHLHASVIGMLREHITINGTGLRIRDEDASRQLLIQHRTLCEAIRARRPEEARTAMQTHIDFVRSRLNEASEAGEAGVA, from the coding sequence ATGGCTACGAAGGAGCGCGCAGCGGCGCGTGGGCGCGTGGAAGACGTCATGCGCCGGCTCGAGACGTCGCTGCTCGACGGCACGTGGCCTGCGGGCGCGCGGTTGCCGGCCGAGCGGACGCTTGCTGACGAACTCGGTGTCGCCCGAAATACGGTGCGCGAGGCGGTTCAACGACTGGCGGCGCGTGGCCTGGTACAAGCCCGGCGCGGCGCAGGCGTGTTCGTCACGGACCGGCTGCGCACCGGCATCACCGGTACGGCCTCGCCCTGGGGGCAACTCGTGGCCGATCATCCGGTGCTGCGCGACGACATCCTGGAGTTCCGGCGCGTGCTGGAAGGCGCGACGGCCTATTTTGCGGCGCTGCGAGCAACGGCCGACGAACGCAGGCGCATTGGCGCGCTGCTGCGGGAGCTCGAGCAGGCGCGGCTCGCGGGCGACATGGCCACGGAGGCCCAGGCCGACGCAAAATTGCATGAAGCGATCGCGCTTGCGTCGCACAATGCGATGTTTTTGCACCTGCACGCGAGCGTGATCGGCATGCTGCGCGAGCACATCACGATCAACGGCACGGGCCTGCGCATTCGCGACGAGGACGCATCGCGGCAACTGCTCATCCAGCATCGCACGCTGTGCGAGGCCATTCGTGCGCGCCGGCCTGAAGAAGCGCGCACGGCGATGCAAACACATATCGATTTCGTTCGCAGCCGGCTCAATGAGGCGAGCGAGGCCGGCGAGGCTGGCGTGGCTTGA
- a CDS encoding (Fe-S)-binding protein, with amino-acid sequence MHERQYPAAPPRHVYLFATCLVDLFVPQAGVDAIKLLEREGLTVHYPRAQSCCGQPAYSSGNPEQARSVARSQLGLFPEPWPIVVPSGSCAGMMRHHWPALFADDEVAGPQARELAQRTYELSEFLLNVLKVDFSKYRPDNGPAAPERVVLHTSCSARREMGTRAHGVALVDALPDVARIEHERESECCGFGGTFSLKHPDISGAMVQDKIASACATGCDRLVSADCGCLLNIGHAAAHRQAPLTVEHLASFLWRHTNGTDNEANSASQNGRKQDCAREDARPAAESCKEPA; translated from the coding sequence ATGCACGAAAGGCAATACCCCGCCGCCCCGCCCCGCCACGTCTATTTGTTCGCGACCTGCCTCGTCGACCTGTTCGTCCCGCAGGCCGGCGTGGACGCGATCAAGCTGCTCGAACGCGAAGGGCTGACCGTGCATTATCCGCGCGCGCAAAGCTGCTGCGGCCAGCCGGCCTACAGCAGCGGCAATCCCGAGCAGGCCCGTTCCGTTGCGCGTTCGCAGTTAGGGCTTTTTCCCGAGCCGTGGCCCATTGTCGTGCCCTCCGGTTCGTGCGCGGGCATGATGCGCCACCACTGGCCGGCGCTGTTCGCCGACGACGAAGTGGCCGGACCACAGGCTCGCGAACTCGCACAGCGTACCTACGAGTTGAGCGAGTTCCTGTTGAACGTGCTCAAGGTCGATTTCTCGAAGTACCGGCCCGACAACGGCCCAGCCGCGCCCGAACGCGTCGTGCTGCATACTTCGTGCAGCGCGCGGCGCGAAATGGGCACGCGCGCGCACGGTGTGGCACTCGTCGACGCACTGCCCGACGTCGCTCGCATCGAGCACGAACGCGAATCGGAATGCTGCGGCTTCGGCGGCACTTTCTCGCTCAAGCATCCCGACATTTCCGGCGCAATGGTGCAGGACAAGATCGCCTCGGCCTGTGCCACCGGCTGCGACCGCCTCGTCTCGGCCGATTGCGGCTGTCTGCTCAATATCGGCCACGCCGCCGCGCACCGGCAGGCTCCGCTGACGGTCGAACACCTCGCGAGCTTCCTCTGGCGACACACCAACGGTACGGATAACGAAGCGAACTCCGCAAGCCAAAACGGCCGCAAGCAAGACTGTGCTCGTGAAGACGCGCGGCCAGCCGCCGAAAGCTGCAAGGAGCCCGCATGA
- a CDS encoding LutC/YkgG family protein, whose translation MSRPGARERILGRLRAAAARPATGVSDIDRRIDAHYQAHPAATQAMSTSERVETMRKTLAASHAGVICADAASWPAELAQKLAAAGVRRLLLDTAGEEGAALMKALPPNIEVLRYARPIEAWKGELFDTIDAGFTVARSGIAATGTLILAPDVNSPRTVSLVPPLHVALVHADTLHADLHSAARHEHWSDGMPTNLVLVSGPSKTSDIQQTLAYGAHGPRWMWVVIVTGERADTGALQ comes from the coding sequence ATGAGCCGGCCCGGTGCACGCGAACGGATCTTGGGCAGGCTCCGGGCGGCGGCCGCCCGCCCCGCCACGGGCGTATCCGACATCGATCGACGCATCGACGCGCATTATCAGGCTCACCCAGCGGCCACCCAAGCCATGTCGACAAGCGAGCGCGTCGAGACGATGCGCAAAACGTTGGCGGCGTCGCACGCTGGCGTCATCTGCGCCGATGCCGCATCGTGGCCTGCCGAACTCGCACAGAAACTCGCCGCCGCTGGCGTGCGCAGGCTGTTGCTCGATACGGCGGGCGAGGAAGGCGCAGCGCTGATGAAGGCGCTCCCGCCCAATATCGAGGTGCTGCGCTACGCGCGGCCCATTGAGGCGTGGAAAGGCGAGCTCTTCGACACCATCGACGCCGGTTTCACCGTCGCCCGCTCCGGCATCGCCGCCACGGGCACGCTGATCCTCGCTCCCGACGTCAATAGCCCGCGTACGGTCTCGCTCGTCCCGCCGCTGCACGTGGCGCTCGTTCATGCAGACACGCTGCACGCCGATCTGCATTCCGCCGCGCGGCACGAGCACTGGAGCGACGGTATGCCGACCAACCTCGTGCTCGTGTCGGGCCCCTCGAAAACATCCGACATTCAGCAAACGCTCGCATACGGCGCACATGGCCCGCGTTGGATGTGGGTCGTCATCGTGACCGGCGAGCGCGCCGATACGGGAGCCCTGCAATGA
- a CDS encoding LutB/LldF family L-lactate oxidation iron-sulfur protein, whose translation MNDTPMQFVPPADFKARAREALADPLLRQSFRGAMDFLQSKRATQFPDQDELEALRDVGEAIRQHALGRLPDLLTALEAKLTAAGVQVHWAETAEEGNEIIHGIAAAHRAHKVIKGKSMASEEMELNHYLAERGIDCLESDMGEYIVQLAGEKPSHIVMPAIHKTRGQIARLFEENIPDAPYTEDVDELIQMGRHALRHAFVDADIGISGVNFAAADTGTLWLVENEGNGRLSTTVPPVHIAIMGIEKVVAKLEHIVPLSSLLTRSATGQPITTYFNLISGPRRADELDGPRELHLVLLDNGRTQAYADEQLRATLQCIRCGACMNHCPVYTRIGGQAYGTTYPGPIGKIISPHLLGLEATADLPTASSLCGACGEVCPVRIPIPQLLVRLRTEANRSPDEAVAHPLRGQGANYNRREHIVWRFWSGAFAHPRAYRVFRWFATRFRKWAPRRQMGWTQHRVPLTPAARSLSELLRERGQPE comes from the coding sequence ATGAACGACACACCGATGCAGTTCGTCCCGCCGGCCGACTTCAAGGCGCGGGCGAGAGAAGCGCTCGCGGATCCGCTCCTGCGCCAGAGTTTCCGCGGCGCAATGGATTTTCTCCAGTCCAAGCGCGCGACCCAGTTTCCCGACCAGGACGAACTCGAAGCGTTGCGCGACGTCGGCGAAGCGATACGCCAGCACGCGCTCGGCCGGTTGCCAGATCTGCTCACCGCCCTCGAAGCGAAACTGACGGCTGCGGGCGTGCAGGTTCACTGGGCCGAAACAGCTGAAGAAGGCAACGAGATCATCCACGGCATTGCCGCGGCTCATCGCGCGCACAAGGTCATCAAGGGCAAATCGATGGCCAGCGAGGAAATGGAGCTCAACCATTACCTCGCCGAACGCGGCATCGATTGCCTCGAGTCCGACATGGGCGAGTACATCGTCCAGCTCGCGGGCGAAAAGCCCTCGCATATCGTGATGCCCGCGATCCACAAGACGCGTGGCCAGATCGCCCGGCTCTTCGAAGAGAACATTCCCGACGCGCCCTATACCGAGGACGTCGACGAGTTGATCCAGATGGGCCGGCACGCACTGCGTCACGCATTCGTCGATGCCGATATCGGTATTTCCGGCGTCAATTTCGCCGCGGCCGATACGGGCACACTGTGGCTCGTCGAAAACGAAGGCAACGGCAGGCTTTCGACGACGGTGCCCCCGGTGCATATCGCCATCATGGGCATCGAGAAGGTGGTGGCGAAGCTCGAGCACATCGTGCCGCTGTCCAGCCTGCTCACGCGCTCGGCAACGGGTCAGCCGATCACGACCTACTTCAACCTGATCAGCGGCCCGCGACGCGCGGACGAGCTCGACGGGCCGCGCGAACTGCATCTCGTGCTGCTCGACAACGGCCGCACGCAGGCCTACGCCGACGAGCAACTGCGAGCCACTCTGCAGTGCATCCGCTGCGGCGCGTGCATGAATCATTGCCCCGTCTACACCCGCATCGGCGGGCAGGCGTATGGCACGACCTACCCCGGGCCGATCGGCAAGATCATCTCTCCGCACCTGCTTGGGCTGGAGGCCACCGCCGACCTGCCGACCGCGTCCAGCCTGTGCGGCGCGTGCGGCGAAGTGTGCCCCGTTCGCATCCCGATCCCGCAGTTGCTCGTGCGCCTGCGCACCGAGGCGAATCGTTCGCCCGACGAAGCCGTTGCGCACCCACTGCGTGGCCAGGGCGCGAATTACAACCGCCGCGAGCATATCGTCTGGCGCTTTTGGAGCGGCGCGTTCGCTCATCCGCGCGCCTATCGCGTGTTTCGCTGGTTCGCGACGCGTTTCAGAAAGTGGGCGCCGCGGCGTCAAATGGGGTGGACGCAACATCGCGTGCCGTTGACACCGGCGGCGCGCAGCCTGTCCGAGTTGCTGCGCGAGCGCGGACAGCCCGAATAA